Within the Heliangelus exortis chromosome 5, bHelExo1.hap1, whole genome shotgun sequence genome, the region aattCTTTCTTGGGGATTTCTCTAAGTAGAAAAAAGTATAAAGCACCCATGGCTTAACTCCTGCTTGTGTGACATCAGGTTTTCTAAAGAGCTTTCCCTTGTAATCTCTTTATAGGCTCTTAAGCCCAGCTCCTTGGTACTCTTACACAATAGAAAAAAGCTACCTGTGGCAATCTGAAACACCCCTCAGCCTGCTTTGGTCTCTCAATCACAAGTCAAGATGTCAACTCTATAGGCTGGatttaaaaaactgatatgCAATTTGGctttttatgaaaaacaaaaaaaaccccaaacaataaAACCCCTGACCAAACAactaaacataaaaaaaaaaaaaaaaccacaaaaaaaccccaccaaaaaaccaaaaaccaaccaaccaaaaatacaacaaagaaacaaagccaaaccCACATACCATGCTGCAGATGCTGGGAAACTGACACCCTGAAAACACAGGGTCTCCATTCCCATGCCAGGATtcagaaatcactgaaaatcTGATAGGAATAACTGAGTAGGATACTGATCCTCATTTGTGGTAAAAACTGAATGTGTCTGATGGAAgcacaattaatttttcttgtttgttgcTTTGAATGATCACATTTAACACTAAGGCAGAAAAAGAACACTACTTGGACATTTTATCCTCTCTGGATAATGTACATAAACtaataaaaaccagaaagaactaaaaaaacCGCGAACAgacaaccaaaaacaaacaaaaaaccagaagagaaaGGCATTGGGTTTTATGTGCAACTTATACAGCCAATTCTAGACACTGCTTTCAAATAAATGTGCTAGGGGTCTGTTTATTTTACTTCCATGAGGTAGCTACAGCATCTTTATCTTCATTAATGCCAGAGGAATATAAACTGTACTGTTCTAGTGCACAGAATGCATTACTTTATGCTTAGGGTATCTTCTATTTCCATATCCAGAAGAACTGGGTACATCTGCCACAGTACTTTCCTAAAACCACAGATAAATGGAATGTGTGATGAGATTGTAATAATCTGACTGCAAGAAGGTCACCTACCTTTCTGTTTCATCATGACCTCAAAAATTCATTTTACTCTAAATTAACCTGACCATTTGGAGGAAGGAACACAGCAGGTAAAAAAGCCTTTGCTGGTGGCAAAGATATCTACCCTAAGCCAAGGCCAGCGAACCTACCAAGGAAACTGCTCATCTATTAAGGAATCAACATGAAGGTGCCAAAAACGGACAGACAAAACAGGTGACCTCTATCCCAAAATGACTCCTAAGGTTCTACCACCACACTACATCCCAGGCAGCCTCTTACCTGAGCTGGTGAGCACACTCAGGGGactgctggaggaggtgagtgcagcgGTGCCACTGGGGGTGCTCTGAGCGGCGCTGGCGGCAGCTGCCAAGGCAGCCAAGTTCTGTAACTGCATGGCATTCAGTCCTGCAACACAGGGAAAAGGCATGGGTTCTCCACCACCATCCAGGCTTAACAGACCCAgcaacacagaatcatagaattggctgggttggaagggacctcagagatgatcaagtccaacccttgatccactccccccatggttcccagcccatggacatccaggctcttttgaaatatctccagggatggagaatccaccccttccctgggcagcccattccaatgcctgatcaccctctccataaagaagttctttctaatgtccaacctaaacctcccctggcacaacttgagacctcttgtgccctcttgtcttgctgagagttgcctgggaaaagagcccaatgcccccctggctccaacctcctttcagggagttgtagagagtgatgaggtctcccctgagcctcctcttctccaggctgaacacccccagctccctcagcctcccctcataggatctgtgctcgagtcctttcaccagcctagttgccctcctttggacccggAGCAATGGGAAGGAGTTTAAAACAGGCAGGAGTATTTTGCTTGAGCTAATACTACTGATCTTCTCTGCATTATCTCTAAACAAAGGTTTTGGTTGCCCAGACAGATGAGATGGTAACAGACCAGGTAGTCATGATCTTAGATGTAGACtccaaagaacagaaattttcaAGTAGTGCTGTCTCCAGTCACAAAAGCACAGCAGGTTTAACCCAGAGTTAAGCCAGGGTTTGACAGGTCATCTGCAAGCTCATGAATTTATCTAGACACCAGGCCAGTAACACTCTCATCTCTTGTGTCCCTCCTCTCTCTTTGCATGGGAGCACCAATAGCTGCAGAATGCTCTCAAGGTTTGCACAAAAGTGGCCACAAAGTCACATCTTTAACCCACCACCAGCTGCTTTGTTTGCTCCCCTAAGCAACAGGCAATCATGAGACAATGTTGGTGGCAACTCCTGGCCACAGGATCAGCTGGTGTAGGCACAGGGTAGTCATGGGAGCAAACTTTAAGCAttaagttaaaacaaaaaaaattcttggtttgtttcttttttttaacgCGCTACAGAGGGTTAAAAGTGCAAGTGTTGGAGCTAGTGAAGAACAGAGcagcttgcttgctttctgaaGCAGTTTGGCATGTGCACACTGCACCTGCCCTCTTGTCATCACATTGTTTTCCCATCTGCTTTTAAACAGGGTCAAGATAAAATTTTGTCTAAAAAGTCTGATGCAGTTGAGATCTAATTACctacttaatatttttctatgaATTTCAAAAAAGGATATCAGATGAGATATTAACAGGACTTTGTAACTAGAACTCTTTCTGTGAGGAATCACAAACTTGGAATAATTCTTTCAAAGCACCACCCAACATGATAATTTTATGTCCGAGTTCTCAATTTGTAAGGCTtgttttttgtggcttttttttaaaggtgaagACAGAATTACTCTGGAAACTTCAAAGGCAACCTCAGGTACTTATTAGCCCCTTCACCCCATCCCAAACCTTACTGTAGTAACAATTAAAATGAACTACTATagtgcttttcttctttattgccacttgcttttaaaaagacagaagaggggggaaaaaagtaatctACACATAACGAAACCTATTTTAGATCATGACCACACAGGATAGGagtaaaactgattttttaagAGTTGCTTTTGGCAAGTCTTAGATCTAAGAGCCCCTTCAGAGCTCCAACATGAAAAAAGTAAACACAAGAAACTAAAGTTAGAATCAGTCTCAAGTAGAAATCAAAATTCTTGCaactttgcaagaaaaaaaaactttgcaaaaaCTTGTAACTGTGTTGGTACACGCATCAGTGACAAGTCAGATGTACAAAGATACTTTACTTCCTTCAAACTTTCAGATTGGTCTCTGTACAGACAGGACATGTAACTTCTTGAATTATCATAAAACTCGAGGAGGcaaatttaaaatcttaaaacatCCAATATGAAAAGCAAACCTACAGTTTTTCTGCCAGCAGAATTTAAAGAATGTAGTAAATGGAGCTTCCAacatgtggggtttttattcCCCACTCTGTGAAGACAAAGGGGACAATCACTATGCAGCCCCAGTGAGGCTACCCTCAGTGACTATTCTGAGTAGCAGTGCCACAGCAAGTAATTTGGCTCACACATATTAAGCTGGCAATGGTGTCATCATCTTTAATTCAAACAAAGGAACTGAAGAACCTGAATGAACCAGTTCACTTCCCTACCAGCACTGCATTTTCAACTTTGATGTATATGAGAAAATAGGTTTTAAAACAGGAAACCTAAGAATTTGTTATCACTGAAACACATGCATTAGTGCTTACTTAAAACAGTTCTTCCAACAGGCACCAGTCTGGATGGAAAGAAATATACAGAGCCATCTTCTGTACCCATAAGGGGAGAGAATTTTAAAtggcagaggaaggggagaTTACCAGCATTCCACAACTTACCTTGGGGACAATGGTTAACCAAGATTAAGAAAGAACATCCACACTTGCAGCAGAGCATTCCTGTCACTCCAAAGGACTAGCTAAGCTCAGGACTACTTATTTCAAATGAGGTTAAAGTGTCTACAGCCTTTTGGCTACTTTCTCTACCCCCCTCTTTTCTTTGTCACTGAACTTGCCTGCTGATGGAAAAAACAACTCACCTCCCATCGGGTGGAGGCTGCTCAGTGTGTTCAGGTTCCCAGATGAGGCAGCTGCTGTCTGCTGAAGGAGCTGCAAATAAAGCTAGACAttacaccaaaaaacaaaataagagtGAGAGTGAGGGCTGGCTCTGCTTCTGGGAGAAACTGCACCacaccacagccagagcagcgCTGTCACAAAGGGAATTCCCACTgcccaagcaccacatccaggcaAAGCCTCAAGAGAATTCCCCTCAGGCAATGCAGCCAGAGCACCACCACACTGCAAATCCCTGCTGCCCATGCACCACACTGCAGCCAAAGCAACAGCAAGAGGCTTTCCTTGCTCAACAGAACCCATATGAGGGGAGTTTAGAGCTACCACACCAAGGCACAACGAGCAGAATCAGCAGTGAGAGAGAACTCCTACGCAAAGCACCTCAGAGAGAAGTGCTAAGGCTATTCTACCTCACCAAATGGTAAATGCCACACCAAAACGCCACTGAGACTGAACCCCCTCCACTCTCCTGATGCATAGCAGCAATGAGAGAAATTTGAAGCCTCAGCCTGTAAGCCTTTTCAAGGGATTTCCTTTCTCCATTAACTTGGTTTTGCCCAGCTGGGGATTAGggtagatgacctttaaaggtttCTTCCCTgccaaactattctatgattctgtcttATAAAAAATTCCAATCTACCAAACCTAAAGCAGtactaaaaaagagaaaatgcctCTGCTTCACCAGTACATCACACCAAGATGCAATGTTCCTTTTCTGTTCCCCAGACCTTATGGTGTAAATCAGTTCTTATAGCTACTCTGGGAACTCACAGGAGCCAAAGCACGTAAATTTATGAAAAGTTCACCCTTTGGGGACCcagaaaaattaactaaaatCAGTAACAAAGAGCAGACTACTCTCTGTTGTGTCATTTTTGCTAAAGATAATTGTGTGTCCCTATTTTCTGTGGCTTGGGATTTTTGGTGGTTCTTgactgggttttttgtttgttttgggtttgtttcttttcctttctctgcctggTGCTTCCAACCTGATCACCTTTTCTATTTGGACTGCACTAAGTACTGTTCTAGGTTTCAGTGGAAGGGGTAAGAGACACAaggatgaaaaagcaaaaacaggAGAAATTCAAGAACTAAACCATCAGACATGAAAAGGGCATTTGTATGGATAAACACTGAGGCTGTTATACATGAAGACAATCTTCCCAGCACAAGGGAAGTGTCTGTAGAGTCTTCATTCTACAGAAGacatggggaaaagaaagcttCAGTAGCTAAGGGTACAGTGATTGGTGTTGAAATCCTCACTTAAATGAGTCCTGACTGGCTTCTGGCATGTAACTTCATGTGACTCTCCTCATCCACAAAATGAGGATTAAAAACCCTGCTCATGTATTAGAAGCCttctaaaaaaatacattaagcACTACAAGACAGTCAGACACTGTAATCcctgaagagatgaaaagaacCCAAATCAGAAAACTCACTGCTAAGTATTGGGGTCCAAGTGTGTTGAGTCCAGCCAGGTTTCCCCATACTGAGGCAGCACTGATCTGTTGCATTTGTTGCTGGAGTTGCTGAGCAATTCGTTTCTGCTCTTTGTCCTTCTGTGTGTCTGCAAATTTTACCACAATGGGAGAAGAGCAACCCTGCAAACAGCAATTCAAGCAATTACATACTTGCTGGTCCCAGCAGTCAAAAATATGGCATTAAGGCCCAGTGATTGGAAGAATTCCCCTCCTCCCACATGCATTTATATGTATGTACACACTCAAACAGGATATTTCATTAAAGGTTCAAAAtctcatttgcttttaattatgtTTCTCTGCAAATGAAGTTTCTATCTCAAGCACTAGCAACAGGAGCACAACAAAAGTCCAAGAGTAGTGTTTGCAAAGAAACACATACTGCACCAAACTCCATAGTGACTGCCTGACAAATTACATCTTTTGACACCCACAAACTTGTTTTACCTCCATGGTTTGTGCTTGGTGCATTGCTTTGATTGCTGTTTGTGCCATGGCTCTTGTTGTGAAAGTCACAAATGCACAACCTGgggaaagaacaaaaaggaagcTGTTTAGTCACTGTGTCCACAGTTAGTAGGatgaataaagaaattaaaatgcctACAGGAGATCAggaagcagggcagggagaaaggcagaggggTGCAGAGCAAATCACAGGAAGAGCTGAAATGCCACCTTGAGTTGCAAAATGCAGCACCCAGTGCTTCCTGCTTACCTCTGCTCAGGCCATCAGGGCCCCGTAATATCCTGCATTCTTCAATCTGCCCAAAGGGGGAGAACATCACTCGGATATCATTTTCATTGCACTTCTTGGATATCATTCCAATAAACAACTTCCTATCTTCTACTGCTAAGAAATCAAAGGATGAGAGTATTACCAGCAAGTATGTGCTTACCacatcttattttttcttctccatcaaccacattttttcccttgtatttAGGGTATAACCTTTTCAAAACAAGACTCCCAATCATGAAATGTCTTCAGCTGGAAAGGATGCATACAAGATACCTCAATGAACCTGAAGGATGCCTGTTATATGATGGTTTATGCTTACATCTTGCTGACTGTCTTGCCCTTGCAAGACTTAGAATGCAAGGATGTAAGAAAAGTGTGGGGGGAATCAGATTCAGCACCTTCCTGTATCTTCTACATTCAGTTCCTGATGAGTGAGAGAAGAGCTATATGTATTTTCTTGGACTATTGTCATCCTCTCCCCTCTGATTTCTCTGTCTTTAGACCATAAACATTTATAGCTGTATCTAAACAAGCAACTGAGATGGAGAAAGCTTCTTTCTAGCCTCTCTATCATATCAACTACCGAAATTTAAATCTGCCTGTTTCCTCATGCTCTGCTCTTACCAGTGGAAGATAGAGCAGCTGATGAAAAAGAACAGTTTTAGTTCTTTTTCAGATTCATTCATTTTGATTTGGAccaaacacatgaaaataacACCTCAAATCAGAAAACTGGACTGTGTGCTACTGTATCTTGCCTCTAAATGCTGATGGTACTACTAGACATAGTGGAGTTGAAGAATACCTTTCAGTGTGcagactattttaaaataaagagtCCAGAAAGACATTTCTCTTAACTTTTCAACTAGTGGTTACTTGTCTCAGTTTGAGGTCATTAAATAAGAGTGGGGTGAAATACttgcttttaaagaataaatCAAATCATACAGAATACCAACAATTTGCAAATACAATATTCAGCGCAACGTAAAATATGATGATGGCTATAGCACAATTTGAAGCTTCAAGTCTTGTATTTAGTGCCACGATGAGGGGAAACAAAGTTATTTGCTGAGTCTTCTGTGGTCTTGAGGAAAATTCCAAACTACTCCAGCTGAGGTGACTGATTATAAATCCTAATGGTGGGTGGGTGTGTCCCCTCTCATCAACACTTCAAAAGAACTACTCCTTTCTAGGTATGTTTACACAAACATTCTGTGTACACATGGAGAAATCTGTAGATGGAATTACTTGTAATATATGTCACCCATATATCCcatcttctgttttcaaagatCCTATGATGTAAGCTTTCTGAAGCCAGGATTATCTTCTTCATGATGCAACATGCCTAGCTGCAAGAGACCTTGCTTCACACATTGATCAAGCACTTGAACAAGCATTTCCAGATTTCATGGAGTAATCTGGgctggaagtgaccttaaagatcatctggttccaaagccttgccatgggcagggacaccttccactagaccaggttgctcaaggccccatccaacctggccttcaacacttccaggaatggggcagccacagcttccctgggcaatctatgccaggggctcaccaccttcacagtgaaaaacttttttcctaacatctaatctaaacttaatcctctttcagcttcaaactgttaccccttgtcctatcattatACTTCCTGATAAAGAATCTCTCCCTATCTTTTGTGTAGGTCTCCTcaaagccttctccaggctaaataaCCTCAACTCTCTCAGACTGTCCTCACAGGGGAGGTCCTCTAGCCCTCTGACCATCTtcattgccctcctctggacctgctcaAGTAGATCCTCCATGCCTCTCTTACACTGTGGGGGGCAGAGCTGGACACAGAGCTctaggtggggtctcatgagagcagagcagagggggagaatctcCCCCCTGGACCTGTTAGcccttcttttgatgcagacCAGGATCTGACTGGCTTTCTAGGCTGCAATAACATGTTGCTGGCTTATATCCACTTTTTCATCCACTTATACCCCAAGTTCTTCTCTTCTGGGCTGCTCTCAACCCACTCACTGACCAACTTGTACCTAATGTTTGGTactgccctgacccaggtgcaggcaCCTAACCATGTTGAATTTCATGAGGTTCACACAGGCTCACCTCCCAGgtctgtcaaggtccctctggatggcatcccatCCCTTTAGAGTATCAACCACagctccccagcttggtgtcatccacaaacttgctgagggtgcactcaatcccactgtccATGCCCCCAACAAAGATTTAAACCACCTTTGTACAAAGAACTCACTGGATGCTTCCCTAACTGACAACATGGTTCTGCCACAAGCAGCATCAGTGGGAGGTACCGAGTCATGGAATTTGAGAGACTTACACTATTATATtgaaaacacacttttttttcctccccccaccTAAAAGAATCAAGTCTCCAATTCAAGAAGACTTGTTCAAAAGGAAAATCCTCAAGCTACTCTATTAGCACAAGTGATGCCATCAAGGTCACACTTTAGTACAGCTTACCATTACTCTTTTCACTGTCAGCTGGTTTCATCTGGATAGGATGGTgcatctgaaatggaaaaagatcAAATAAACCCAGATTCATTCACCTTGTACTATATGAAATACATCCCATAAGAAttcagggagaaagaaacagTAGCCTAAATAGCCTCTACAGAATTGCATATGTAGCAATACACAAATTTCTAAGGAGCAGAAGAGATTTCCTAATGATATAAAATAATTCCTCCTCAGAGATTATTATAGGAGCCATGCCCCCCCACTAGCAGATTATTCTCCCAAACACTCCAAAATTCCCTGAAGATCTGTTATCACACAAATGTCATGGCATTGTTCTTTGGAATagttcttttaaaacattatttgaaGGCAATCTAACAGATGTCTGTACATCAGTGGTGCCAGAGCTCAGAAAAACAAGGCAGAGTTGGGAAGAAAAGTATTCCTCTTCACTTACCCCTGGGAGGATCTTCATGTTGTGAAGAGCATTCTGTGCTTCTAGTGCAGCTTTACGGGtataaaatgtaacaaaacaGCACCCTGCAAGTGAAACACAAGCGGAACCAAGAAGAGTGAACTATGAATCCTGAAGGGCTGGACAGACATTGCAAGTCCTACTTCTATCCTTCCAATGCAAAATGTACAGGTAGATGTCAGATGTTGATAGGTAGGTGCTGTTTAGAAAAGATTTCTACATGCAATAGAATAGGATATATTCAGCACTGACCCAACATCACCAATCCACCATTAAAGCAAACATTTAGATACATCTGCCAAATAAATTTTGGCTTCTTCCATTATAAGCTCAACAATTACTTGCTATTACCAAAAAGTTCCCTAGTTTCACAGGAAATAAGATACTCCATATAAGCGAACTGCAAATCCGTGTACTGCATTTAATTAGGATTTGAGGCACAGGAGTGCACAAATGATTAAGACttcaattttacattttatctGAAACTGTGACACTTCCAGCAGCATTTTGATTATATCACGGCATCACAATGATGCTCTGGAGCAAAAAAACTTTACACTGGGGTTCTGTTTTGCTATTGCAATCCATACTCTTCAAGCACCCCTGTATCTTCTGTGgtctaaaaaccaaaaaattgtGATTTTCCTCATCTCAGCTAATCACTGGATCACATAATTAAGACATGAATGCTTAAAGACTACAAAGCTTGGGTTTATATGTACACCAGGTCACAGAGTTCCAACACAAGGGGATGTCTGAATGAGCAAACAGCTAAGATTTTAACTGTGTGAAAGCAGCAGATGCCCCAGGTCTCACATGAGAAGTGCACAAGTTCTGACCTTTGCTTTGAGGAGGGTTTTGGCTCCTGTCCCTCAAGACATTGATTTCATAGACAGCACCATACTGTTCAAAAAGTTCTCTTAGATCCTTCTCGCACCAGCTCCGTGGGACCTGACCCACAAACATCTTGATAGCATCTAGATCAGGTTGATCTGGGTGATCCAGTGTGCCATTCATTTTCTTTGAGCTGTGAAAAACAAGAAGGAATTTCTGGTTTATATATTTCTATCTTTTTGTCATTGCAGCTAGAAGAAGCATGCTTACAGTGAGATTAAACATGTATGTACTTCTACACATATAAAAAAAGTATAGGATTCAAATATACATAAGCTCTTGCACATTCCCAATCCTGCACACTAGAGAATATTCAAAAACTTAATTCACACTCATTGGCAAGCTGtgtaattggaaaaaaacaaaaaacagctgCTTAAAACTTCTTAAAGTTATAGGAACATACATTGTACAGGAACATTACTTGTTCCTATAATGTGTTTGTTCCTATAATGTGGGCAACATCTGGGATTCAGGACATCAACCTGTTGATATGACTGAAGAATATCACTATTTCAACTGTGTaagattttacagaaaaagaaatctgaactGGAAGGAACCTAAAGTCACAGACCTGAAATTATCAGCAACCACTGACAATGAGaggataaattattttcattgtttttaaaCGTGAGCAGATGAAAAGTTTCATTAAGGGTTTCCAAGGCAATAGCTCTTTGTGAAACTAGGGAGCTCCCaacaatatttggaaaaaaaaccaaccttaGGTTGTTCATGAACAGAATGAGGTTGGACAATCCAATTACTCACAGACTGAACTAAGGATAGTAATGGTAGGGTGttagcacagaaaaaaagtaacttctTAGACTAcatgatgatctctgaggtcccttccaacccagctaattctatgattctatgatacaacTCACAAGTTTTTAGTATGGGAATCTTCAGCAGGCTTCAAGTCATTACATCTATCCACACAAGGAGTTTACAGCCTATTAGTAACACTGTTTTTACACTCCCCCCAGCTAGCTGACAGTCATACACTGACTTCTGTATTAACTCCTAATTGTTTTCCAAGTGCAAGGTGAGGTCTTACTATCAGTAGTCACAGCCTAGTAAGCCCCAGGACCTATCTGTGGAAGCCTCCCTGTAATCAGCATCCTATTGAGCTGTAGTGATTAGCAGGTTAAAACTGCTGACCAACCCCTGCATAATCTAGAAAGGCCATGGGGAATGGAATAGCAACTATACAATCATTCCCTCTGCCCCCCAACTCCTTGTTGAGGAATGCAGGTGGTCTTCCAGAGCTGTCAGCTCTCCTCATCTCTAGTTTTTTTACTTTAGTTTTTGGCTGGCTTACAAACTGCACATTACAGTAAACAGTGTTCCTCTCACTGTCCATCTGCAATTGCTctcccctggaaaaaaaaaattccaagccAGGCAGTGTTCAAGATAATATTTCTCCTCAGCACACTGCTGTTCAGAGCCTAAGAAAAAACTGGTGCCAGAGAAACCTCATAATTTTATAACTGTATGAGCAGACATCAGGCACACAAAACCTTCTTACTAGAAGGGAAAGCAATCATCATAAATTCTTTCACTCCTCTACTTTTCCACTCAGAAAGGGTCAGCACCTCTCCAAATATCCAATATATTGAGAACCAGAAATAATTTACCCTCTTCCAGGAATAATATTTAGCTTTCTATGCCATGGGTGAGCTTCAAGAGCACAGCATGGCTCCTGTTCACTGGGCAGCTCAGAGCCAGACCTCAGTAGTATTCAAGAGCTACTTCCTTAAAAGGTTTAGTCTGGAGTCATTACTGTGGAAGAACAGAAACCCTTCTCCCAGCAATCAATATAATAACTGGGTTTACTGTGTCAGCACCTGGAGCACCCTATAAACAGCACTGCCAAACAGCTTTATTCCTCCTTAGccttcatcatcttttttttttactccctaTCCAGAATTCAGCATCACCTGACAATGCTCCCTAGGATTTCTCCAAGCAGACAAACTGTAGGCTCTCCTACCTTCTTTTGCCCTCTCTTGTCAGACAGCAGAGGATTCACAGAGAGCAATTCCAGCTATTACTGTAGTTACAAACTTAGACATGAATTAAAATACTTACACAGGGCTAGCATTCAAGGAGCAATGGTCCACCATCATCTCTGGGAGGAAATCCAACTTGAACGCAGCCATCCCCTCTGTCTGTGACGAGCTACTAACACTAAATCAGTGTTCTGCCTAACCCCCAAACACCACCACTTCCAAAAGTCCTGCAGGTCTTAACACTCAGCCACACAAAAAACAGTCGAACCACAGAAACAGAAGCTTGGGGAGACCAGCAATAGACACCACAGAAACAGTCTGGACTGGGAAAGGGACATGGAATCCCAGATTAAAAAGGGGATGTGACCATGTGAAGGGAGGCTCAGCTTAATACACAATGAAAATGCTGATGCACTGGGCTTGTTTTGTGCAATTTTCCCTGGCGAAGCAGTACTGAGTGCACTGTCAGATAAACAGAGTGTCAGATGCATGAAGATAGCAATGGGTAACAGAGCAGAAAGAATACAAACTCTGGTCTTTCCATCCCCAGCTAACTCCTTGCCTCCCAAAATGGCAGCCCAAGGCCTCCAGTGTCAGTCACTGCCCATGTCACCAGTACTgaggtgagaaggaaaaagtttCCCTCACCATAAACATTCTCAGTGGCTGCTCTCATTCTTTCCACTTGGTGCAATGTTTTTGACAATCTCCTAACTTCTGGGGAGAAAAATGCCaaggaaaatgtttctctcCACCTGCCAAAAAGTCAAAGCTAAGATGATTTGATGACTCAAAAACTCCTCAAGTACATCACAGAACATAAAAACCCACTCCTTTTATAGgagcaaaacattttgttctggAAACAGTACTTTGCCCATCATGCATctacaaatacaaaattataCAGAACCTATGGgtgaaaacaaaagggaaaaccaCAGTTATTTGttgaaagctgctttaaaatccTTGAAAACACCGATCAGAACACCTCAACTGCTTCATCACTAAAACAGGAATAACATGTTGATCAAAGCCCTGCGAGGTGTATTTATACACACAGCACAGACCTCTTGTAAAATGCCCCATCCCCAAACTCATGGGGAGATAATCTGGGTAACATCAGATGCTTTGGGAAGTGCAGATAAATTTGACTGCAGAGTGAGTGCTGCGGAGGCAGCTGGGTGTGCCTGAGCACTCCAGGAGGCATGATTAAATCAAGTCCAACATGAATTCAGATAAACCTTACTTATATGGTCGATATAACCACAAAATAAACTCTTACAGCATCAAGGAAGGCATGCTGGGGCAGCTACCATCACTTCTTTCCTGTCTGCAATATATGCAGTTATTCAGACTGGCCAGGACGTGCAGCTTTTCTTTGTGCTTACACAGTTAGAGCACATCGATTAATTTGTTCATAAATAACCATTTCCAg harbors:
- the CELF1 gene encoding CUGBP Elav-like family member 1 isoform X5; translated protein: MAAFKLDFLPEMMVDHCSLNASPVSKKMNGTLDHPDQPDLDAIKMFVGQVPRSWCEKDLRELFEQYGAVYEINVLRDRSQNPPQSKGCCFVTFYTRKAALEAQNALHNMKILPGMHHPIQMKPADSEKSNAVEDRKLFIGMISKKCNENDIRVMFSPFGQIEECRILRGPDGLSRGCAFVTFTTRAMAQTAIKAMHQAQTMEGCSSPIVVKFADTQKDKEQKRIAQQLQQQMQQISAASVWGNLAGLNTLGPQYLALLQQTAAASSGNLNTLSSLHPMGGLNAMQLQNLAALAAAASAAQSTPSGTAALTSSSSPLSVLTSSAGSSPSSSSSSSVNPMASLGALQTLAGATAGLNVSSLAGMAALNGGLGSGGLSNGTGSTMEALTQAYSGIQQYAAAALPTLYNQSLLTQQSIGAAGSQKEGPEGANLFIYHLPQEFGDQDLLQMFMPFGNVVSAKVFIDKQTNLSKCFGFVSYDNPVSAQAAIQSMNGFQIGMKRLKVQLKRSKNDSKPY
- the CELF1 gene encoding CUGBP Elav-like family member 1 isoform X8, with amino-acid sequence MAAFKLDFLPEMMVDHCSLNASPVSKKMNGTLDHPDQPDLDAIKMFVGQVPRSWCEKDLRELFEQYGAVYEINVLRDRSQNPPQSKGCCFVTFYTRKAALEAQNALHNMKILPGMHHPIQMKPADSEKSNVEDRKLFIGMISKKCNENDIRVMFSPFGQIEECRILRGPDGLSRGCAFVTFTTRAMAQTAIKAMHQAQTMEGCSSPIVVKFADTQKDKEQKRIAQQLQQQMQQISAASVWGNLAGLNTLGPQYLALLQQTAAASSGNLNTLSSLHPMGGLNAMQLQNLAALAAAASAAQSTPSGTAALTSSSSPLSVLTSSGSSPSSSSSSSVNPMASLGALQTLAGATAGLNVSSLAGMAALNGGLGSGGLSNGTGSTMEALTQAYSGIQQYAAAALPTLYNQSLLTQQSIGAAGSQKEGPEGANLFIYHLPQEFGDQDLLQMFMPFGNVVSAKVFIDKQTNLSKCFGFVSYDNPVSAQAAIQSMNGFQIGMKRLKVQLKRSKNDSKPY
- the CELF1 gene encoding CUGBP Elav-like family member 1 isoform X6; its protein translation is MAAFKLDFLPEMMVDHCSLNASPVSKKMNGTLDHPDQPDLDAIKMFVGQVPRSWCEKDLRELFEQYGAVYEINVLRDRSQNPPQSKGCCFVTFYTRKAALEAQNALHNMKILPGMHHPIQMKPADSEKSNAVEDRKLFIGMISKKCNENDIRVMFSPFGQIEECRILRGPDGLSRGCAFVTFTTRAMAQTAIKAMHQAQTMEGCSSPIVVKFADTQKDKEQKRIAQQLQQQMQQISAASVWGNLAGLNTLGPQYLALLQQTAAASSGNLNTLSSLHPMGGLNAMQLQNLAALAAAASAAQSTPSGTAALTSSSSPLSVLTSSGSSPSSSSSSSVNPMASLGALQTLAGATAGLNVSSLAGMAALNGGLGSGGLSNGTGSTMEALTQAYSGIQQYAAAALPTLYNQSLLTQQSIGAAGSQKEGPEGANLFIYHLPQEFGDQDLLQMFMPFGNVVSAKVFIDKQTNLSKCFGFVSYDNPVSAQAAIQSMNGFQIGMKRLKVQLKRSKNDSKPY